A single Nisaea sp. DNA region contains:
- the recQ gene encoding DNA helicase RecQ, translated as MMHAVRPDPESDKYRVLKGIFGFDGFRPGQEAVVDAILSGRNALAVMPTGSGKSLCFQLPALVRGGLTVVVSPLVALMQDQVAALKLAGVRAETINSAKDRVENVDIWRRVAAGEVDFLYLSPERLMTDRMLAAIGKLPLSFLVVDEAHCISQWGASFRPEYDDLARLRDIFPNVPIAAFTATADQVTRLDIAEKLFRSDAEMFVHGFDRPNIRLDVTLRSDWKRQVLDFLGMHEGESGVIYCLSRKKTEETAAFLREKGFNALPYHAGLAKEERDRNQDVFMSESAVIMVATIAFGMGIDKPDVRFVLHTDMPGSVEAYYQEFGRAGRDGAPARALMLYGLDDIRMRRMFIDQEHEDGDRRRREHKRLDALIAYCEAAECRRQSLLRYFGEESEPCGNCDACLEPMDLVDGTEEAVLALKTIQATGERFGTVHIVDVLRGGNTERIRKFGHESVETYGAGTAHNAKDWQSLVRQLVANGFLTLDIQGFGGLSVSDKGHTLLRGELPFRYRRDSLRRERQSKTARSTSVPTETMSGPELKLFKALKQLRSEIAREGNVPAYVVFTDRSLADMAAKRPTCKDSFSGIHGVGAAKLEKFAAPFIDLILRETA; from the coding sequence ATGATGCATGCCGTTCGCCCAGATCCTGAGAGCGATAAATACCGCGTTCTGAAGGGGATATTCGGGTTTGACGGCTTTCGTCCCGGCCAGGAGGCTGTGGTCGACGCCATTCTGAGCGGCCGCAATGCCCTCGCGGTGATGCCCACCGGCTCCGGAAAGTCGCTCTGCTTTCAGCTCCCGGCGCTGGTCCGTGGTGGCCTGACAGTCGTCGTCTCTCCTCTCGTTGCCCTGATGCAGGATCAGGTCGCCGCCCTAAAACTGGCGGGCGTGCGCGCCGAGACCATCAATTCGGCGAAAGACCGAGTGGAGAATGTCGATATCTGGCGCCGTGTGGCAGCCGGAGAGGTCGATTTTCTCTACCTCTCTCCGGAACGGCTGATGACGGACCGCATGCTGGCGGCCATCGGAAAGCTGCCGCTCTCCTTCCTCGTGGTTGACGAAGCCCACTGCATTTCCCAATGGGGCGCCTCCTTCCGGCCGGAATATGACGATCTTGCCCGGCTGCGGGACATCTTCCCGAACGTGCCGATTGCCGCCTTCACCGCCACCGCCGACCAGGTAACCCGCCTCGACATTGCCGAGAAACTGTTCCGCAGCGATGCGGAGATGTTCGTGCATGGCTTCGACCGGCCGAATATCCGGCTCGACGTGACCTTGCGCTCGGACTGGAAACGCCAGGTGCTGGATTTCCTCGGCATGCATGAGGGTGAGAGCGGCGTGATCTACTGTCTCTCCCGGAAAAAAACCGAGGAAACCGCCGCGTTCCTGAGGGAGAAGGGCTTCAATGCCCTGCCCTACCATGCCGGACTGGCGAAGGAAGAGCGGGATCGCAACCAGGACGTCTTCATGTCCGAAAGCGCGGTCATCATGGTCGCCACGATTGCTTTCGGCATGGGTATCGACAAACCGGATGTGCGTTTCGTGCTGCACACGGACATGCCCGGCAGCGTCGAGGCCTATTACCAGGAATTCGGCCGCGCCGGACGTGACGGTGCGCCGGCACGCGCCCTGATGCTCTACGGCCTCGACGATATCCGCATGCGACGGATGTTCATCGACCAGGAGCATGAGGACGGGGACCGGCGCCGGCGCGAGCACAAGCGGCTGGACGCGCTGATCGCCTATTGCGAAGCAGCGGAATGCCGGCGCCAGTCGCTGCTACGCTATTTCGGCGAGGAATCCGAGCCCTGCGGTAATTGCGATGCCTGCCTGGAGCCGATGGATCTGGTCGACGGCACCGAGGAAGCCGTGCTCGCGCTGAAGACCATTCAGGCCACGGGTGAACGCTTCGGCACAGTGCATATCGTCGATGTGCTGCGCGGCGGCAACACCGAGCGCATCCGCAAGTTCGGTCATGAAAGCGTCGAGACATATGGCGCTGGAACCGCACACAACGCGAAGGACTGGCAATCCCTGGTCCGCCAACTCGTCGCCAACGGGTTCCTGACCCTCGACATTCAGGGGTTTGGCGGCCTCTCGGTCAGCGACAAGGGCCATACCCTGCTGCGCGGCGAGCTGCCCTTCCGCTATCGTCGCGACAGCTTGCGCCGCGAACGCCAGAGCAAGACCGCGCGCTCTACCAGCGTTCCGACAGAAACCATGAGCGGGCCAGAGCTGAAACTGTTCAAAGCTCTGAAACAACTCCGCTCGGAAATCGCCCGCGAAGGCAACGTGCCGGCCTATGTCGTCTTCACAGACCGCAGCCTCGCCGACATGGCCGCCAAGCGACCGACCTGCAAGGATAGTTTCTCAGGTATTCACGGTGTCGGAGCAGCCAAGCTGGAGAAGTTCGCAGCGCCCTTCATCGACCTGATTCTGCGAGAGACAGCGTAA
- the bcp gene encoding thioredoxin-dependent thiol peroxidase, which translates to MIDVGEKAPEFSMATDGGGTVSLASLKGKKAVLYFYPKDDTPGCTKEACAFRDAMPDFSGIDAEIIGVSKDPVAKHDKFKAKYDLPFMLASDEESDVCERYGVWVEKNMYGKKYMGIERATFLIDGEGIVRNIWRKVKVPGHAEAVLEAAKGL; encoded by the coding sequence ATGATCGATGTCGGCGAAAAGGCACCTGAATTCAGCATGGCGACGGATGGTGGCGGCACCGTTTCGCTCGCGAGCCTCAAGGGCAAGAAAGCGGTGCTCTATTTCTACCCGAAAGACGACACGCCCGGCTGCACCAAGGAAGCCTGCGCCTTCCGGGACGCCATGCCCGACTTCTCCGGCATCGATGCGGAGATCATCGGTGTCTCCAAAGACCCGGTCGCCAAGCACGACAAGTTCAAGGCCAAGTATGACCTGCCCTTCATGCTGGCCTCGGACGAGGAAAGCGACGTCTGCGAACGCTACGGCGTCTGGGTCGAAAAGAACATGTATGGCAAGAAATACATGGGGATCGAACGGGCGACATTTCTGATCGACGGTGAAGGCATCGTGCGGAACATATGGCGCAAGGTGAAAGTGCCGGGTCACGCCGAAGCCGTGCTCGAGGCAGCAAAAGGCCTCTAG
- a CDS encoding flagellin, whose translation MTSILTNPSSLTALRNFGAIQRSLGTVQNRVSTGLRVTGAVADASNFAIAQGVRTEVRAIDAVIKGLNNAKGVAKVGIAGATAVSDLMADIRKKITEAANPANTTQQQQILQNDYEELIAQFRQILENSSFNGENVIVENAIAFNLALGTPNNINVLSNINGGTLTVRGHHLDVSYAVLNNEDVSTPANALLALDEWETEMVNIGEALGELGADMRALELQTEFLESQRDAVEEGLGNIVDADMARESARLTSFQVQEQLAVQTLSLANQRPQTLLGLFQ comes from the coding sequence ATGACCTCGATATTGACCAATCCTTCGAGCCTGACCGCCCTCAGAAACTTCGGGGCGATCCAGCGCTCCCTCGGTACGGTGCAAAACCGGGTATCAACGGGTTTGCGCGTCACGGGCGCTGTCGCGGACGCTTCCAACTTCGCCATTGCACAAGGTGTCAGGACCGAGGTCAGGGCAATCGATGCCGTCATCAAGGGTCTGAATAACGCCAAAGGCGTCGCCAAAGTGGGTATAGCCGGCGCAACAGCCGTCTCGGACCTGATGGCAGACATCCGCAAGAAAATCACTGAAGCCGCCAATCCGGCCAATACCACTCAGCAGCAGCAAATTCTTCAGAACGATTATGAAGAATTGATCGCGCAGTTCCGCCAGATCCTGGAAAATTCGTCTTTTAATGGTGAGAATGTCATCGTTGAAAATGCCATTGCATTCAACCTCGCCCTCGGCACTCCAAACAACATCAACGTTCTCTCGAATATCAATGGCGGCACCCTGACCGTCCGCGGCCATCATCTGGACGTAAGCTATGCCGTTCTCAACAATGAGGATGTCTCCACACCGGCAAATGCCCTCCTCGCCCTGGACGAGTGGGAAACGGAAATGGTCAATATCGGCGAGGCTCTTGGTGAGCTGGGGGCCGATATGCGCGCACTCGAACTGCAGACCGAATTCCTGGAAAGTCAGCGCGACGCGGTGGAGGAAGGTCTCGGCAATATCGTCGACGCCGACATGGCCCGGGAAAGCGCGCGCCTCACCAGCTTCCAGGTGCAGGAGCAACTCGCAGTCCAGACACTAAGCCTCGCCAATCAGCGACCGCAAACCCTGCTTGGTCTCTTCCAGTAG
- a CDS encoding cytidine deaminase, which translates to MAEIEIVLPAIEAADTVVETDAGRFRVIGQHIPEKRVMVDPAILRDLVKAARAAAKNAHVPYSHFHVGAAVIMADDPEGSVITGANIENASYGAAVCGERNALHAAAAKGFRRIKFLALSTSDSLDGPLPDRSPCGICRQVMREFIERDEAQDAALILVDTGDADFTADILDIDRLLPYGFRL; encoded by the coding sequence ATGGCTGAGATCGAAATTGTCCTGCCCGCAATCGAGGCCGCCGATACGGTGGTCGAGACCGATGCCGGGCGGTTCCGTGTGATTGGCCAGCACATTCCGGAAAAGCGGGTGATGGTCGACCCGGCAATATTGCGGGATCTCGTCAAGGCTGCCCGTGCGGCGGCAAAGAACGCGCACGTACCCTATTCGCACTTCCATGTCGGTGCCGCCGTCATCATGGCGGACGACCCGGAAGGCTCCGTCATCACCGGAGCCAATATCGAGAACGCCTCCTACGGCGCCGCGGTCTGCGGAGAGCGCAACGCGCTGCATGCTGCCGCCGCGAAAGGGTTCCGCCGGATCAAATTCCTCGCCTTGTCGACGTCGGACAGCCTGGACGGCCCGCTCCCGGACCGCTCACCCTGCGGCATCTGCCGTCAGGTCATGCGCGAGTTCATCGAACGCGATGAGGCGCAGGACGCTGCCCTGATTCTGGTAGATACAGGCGATGCGGATTTCACCGCCGACATTCTCGATATCGACCGGCTGCTGCCTTATGGATTCCGGCTTTAG
- the hisI gene encoding phosphoribosyl-AMP cyclohydrolase, whose amino-acid sequence MTIDTLFSERGDKADLEEGATFQPKFDADGLIPCITQHAETGEVLMFAFMNREALTKTLELGEAVYWSRSRSEIWHKGATSGHVQKVVELRTDCDQDVVLLRVLSGPACHVGYDSCFYRAARIENGKAVLNVVKDGKAYDPDAVYGKKG is encoded by the coding sequence ATGACAATCGATACCCTGTTTTCAGAGCGCGGCGACAAGGCTGACCTAGAAGAAGGCGCGACCTTCCAGCCGAAATTCGACGCGGACGGCCTGATCCCCTGCATCACCCAGCACGCGGAGACCGGTGAGGTCCTGATGTTCGCTTTCATGAACAGGGAGGCGCTGACGAAGACGCTGGAGCTGGGCGAGGCGGTCTACTGGAGCCGGTCCCGGTCCGAGATCTGGCACAAGGGCGCGACGAGCGGGCATGTGCAGAAGGTTGTCGAGCTTCGGACCGACTGCGATCAGGACGTGGTGCTGCTGAGAGTTCTTTCCGGCCCTGCCTGCCATGTCGGCTACGATAGCTGCTTTTACAGGGCTGCCCGGATCGAGAATGGCAAGGCCGTGCTCAATGTCGTCAAGGATGGCAAGGCCTACGATCCGGATGCGGTCTACGGCAAGAAGGGGTAG
- a CDS encoding ferritin-like domain-containing protein, which translates to MDVESDRTGMSRVNQFQSLAEGAVAVLETGDTRQKATLGRAVVSAWRDGSLSTIGSAAPPDRPARPPLPALRPPREVPKRKITAAPTGRIALLHALAHIELNAIDLSWDIIARYTGHDLPEEFYTDWMKVADDESKHFLLIADRLEELGSHYGALNAHDGLWGAATKTAHDLLARLSIVPLVLEARGLDVTPAMITKMRDVGDEASSDILQIIFDDEITHVAVGKRWFDHVCDRESKPRIETWQHLVRTHFRGGVKPPFNIPARELAGFAAAFYVPLGEEFLASQQAGGKGKAS; encoded by the coding sequence ATGGATGTTGAAAGTGACCGGACCGGGATGTCCCGCGTGAACCAGTTCCAGAGTTTGGCCGAAGGTGCCGTCGCCGTGCTTGAGACCGGCGACACCCGTCAGAAGGCAACGCTCGGCCGCGCCGTTGTCTCCGCCTGGAGAGACGGATCGCTCAGCACTATCGGCTCCGCCGCGCCGCCGGACCGTCCCGCACGTCCGCCCTTGCCGGCCCTGCGGCCACCGCGCGAAGTCCCGAAGCGCAAGATCACGGCCGCACCCACCGGCCGGATCGCCCTGCTGCACGCACTGGCCCATATCGAGCTGAATGCCATCGATCTATCCTGGGACATCATCGCCCGCTATACCGGCCACGATCTGCCGGAAGAGTTCTATACCGACTGGATGAAGGTCGCCGACGACGAGTCGAAACATTTCCTGCTGATCGCAGACCGGCTGGAAGAACTCGGCTCCCATTATGGCGCGCTGAATGCCCATGACGGGCTCTGGGGCGCGGCAACGAAGACCGCGCACGATCTGCTGGCCCGGCTTTCCATCGTCCCGCTGGTGCTCGAAGCGCGTGGCCTCGACGTCACCCCGGCGATGATCACCAAGATGCGCGACGTCGGCGACGAGGCAAGTTCGGACATCCTGCAGATCATCTTCGATGACGAGATCACCCATGTCGCCGTCGGCAAGCGCTGGTTCGACCATGTCTGCGACCGGGAAAGCAAACCCCGGATCGAGACCTGGCAGCATCTGGTCCGCACCCATTTCCGTGGCGGCGTAAAACCGCCCTTCAATATCCCGGCCCGAGAGCTGGCCGGCTTCGCCGCGGCGTTCTATGTCCCGCTCGGTGAGGAGTTTCTGGCCTCGCAGCAGGCTGGCGGCAAAGGCAAGGCATCGTGA
- a CDS encoding adenylate/guanylate cyclase domain-containing protein, with protein sequence MSTLLSREFVRHFEASRAQVWEALADTARYNEFSGLPKHDIREEPQTDGSVRFYATARIGIVTLDWEDIPQEWSAGNWFRHRRLFLKGPLKQLNVHVRFEDGPKGDGCTVHYRTDIEPRNLIGGILARNVIFPVNERNFSRTGDMVEIWAKEQIETPYPTEPLELDEAHSQRLENALARLDASRYGHGLGRQLADWLLSAQEIDLMHIRPLRLARLWEENERHVIELCLEAVKIGLLESRWDLLCPRCKGAKLSESSLDALPQGAHCPSCNVSYDRDFARNVELTFQPAASIRKVVHGEFCLFGPMSTPHVRLQVRIAPGGSESIETILAPGSYRIRTLEPGPEQIVDFSGGSFPTIEVGEEDITAETDGTATGSVTLENRCQRPRVIIVEARDWAEDALTAHRVTIMQAFRHLFAEDVLRGGDEVGIAHITLMFTDLSGSTALYEKIGDAPAYGLVREHFDFLSRIVREHEGGVVKTIGDAVMASFAEPENGLRATLDIRSHVLDFNRQHPATPIGLKLGLHTGPCIAVTLNGRLDYFGGTVNMAARLQGEAGPGEIVISEAIADDPAAAEILKSHWLEQDRRAIRGFKNPVSFRRLPPEDTALKPE encoded by the coding sequence GTGAGCACGCTGCTGTCGCGCGAGTTCGTTCGCCATTTCGAGGCCTCCCGCGCCCAGGTCTGGGAAGCGCTGGCCGACACGGCTCGCTACAACGAATTCAGCGGACTGCCAAAGCATGATATCCGGGAAGAACCGCAAACGGATGGCAGTGTGCGCTTCTACGCTACCGCCAGGATCGGTATCGTCACGCTCGATTGGGAAGACATTCCGCAGGAATGGTCCGCCGGGAACTGGTTCCGCCATCGCAGACTGTTCCTGAAAGGCCCGTTGAAACAACTCAATGTGCATGTCCGTTTCGAGGACGGCCCAAAGGGCGACGGCTGTACGGTGCATTACCGCACAGATATAGAGCCACGGAACCTGATCGGCGGCATCCTCGCCCGTAACGTCATCTTTCCGGTAAACGAACGGAACTTCTCCCGTACAGGCGACATGGTCGAGATATGGGCAAAGGAACAGATAGAGACACCCTACCCGACCGAACCGCTGGAGCTGGATGAGGCACACAGCCAACGTCTGGAGAATGCGCTCGCCCGGCTCGATGCCTCACGCTACGGGCATGGTCTCGGGCGCCAGCTCGCGGACTGGCTGCTCTCGGCGCAGGAAATCGATCTCATGCATATCCGCCCGCTGCGCCTCGCCCGGCTGTGGGAGGAGAATGAACGGCATGTCATCGAACTCTGTCTGGAAGCAGTGAAGATTGGGCTGCTGGAAAGCCGCTGGGATCTACTTTGCCCACGCTGCAAGGGGGCCAAGCTCTCGGAATCTTCGCTCGACGCACTGCCGCAGGGCGCGCACTGCCCCTCCTGCAATGTCAGCTACGACAGGGATTTCGCCCGCAACGTGGAGCTGACCTTCCAGCCGGCGGCCAGCATCCGTAAGGTGGTGCATGGCGAGTTCTGTCTCTTCGGCCCCATGTCGACACCCCATGTTCGCCTGCAGGTACGGATCGCACCCGGCGGCAGCGAGAGCATCGAGACCATACTCGCACCGGGCTCCTATCGGATCCGGACACTGGAGCCGGGGCCGGAGCAGATCGTCGATTTCTCAGGTGGCAGCTTTCCGACGATAGAGGTTGGTGAGGAAGATATCACAGCGGAAACGGACGGCACGGCCACCGGCTCGGTCACACTGGAGAACCGTTGCCAACGCCCCCGGGTCATAATCGTCGAGGCACGGGACTGGGCCGAGGACGCACTCACAGCCCATCGGGTCACCATCATGCAGGCCTTCCGCCACCTCTTTGCCGAGGATGTGCTGCGTGGCGGCGACGAGGTCGGCATCGCCCATATCACACTAATGTTCACAGATCTCAGCGGCTCCACAGCCCTCTACGAGAAGATCGGCGATGCGCCTGCCTACGGCCTCGTGCGCGAGCATTTCGACTTCCTGTCCCGCATCGTGCGCGAGCATGAGGGCGGGGTGGTGAAGACAATTGGCGACGCGGTGATGGCCTCCTTCGCCGAGCCGGAGAATGGGCTGCGCGCCACGCTCGATATCCGCAGTCACGTGCTGGATTTCAACCGGCAGCATCCCGCCACTCCGATCGGCCTGAAACTCGGTCTGCATACGGGGCCCTGCATCGCCGTGACCCTGAACGGACGGCTCGATTATTTCGGCGGCACCGTCAACATGGCCGCCCGCCTGCAAGGTGAGGCCGGACCGGGCGAGATCGTCATCAGCGAGGCCATCGCCGACGATCCGGCTGCGGCGGAAATTCTCAAATCGCATTGGTTGGAGCAGGATCGCCGCGCTATAAGGGGGTTCAAGAACCCCGTCTCGTTCCGGCGCCTCCCGCCGGAAGACACAGCGCTTAAACCAGAATAA
- a CDS encoding M20 family metallopeptidase: MSSDSAQQSNIPKIEPEEILEGILDWVEAESPTTDKDAVNKVADKVQGLYDGLGLAIERTPGRDGYGDIIRARTENASGEKGILVLCHIDTVHPIGVKDGALKIRREGDEIYGPGIYDMKAGAYLPYYAYRHLQRLGRKTSLPVTFLYVSEEEVGSPISQAFIEEEARKAKYVLVTEPARDGGKVVVARKGVGRFTMTITGRPAHAGARYEDGRSAISELANQIKAIDALVDLERGVTTNVGIISGGTAVNVVARDVVAEIDLRVLTKADGEEMTAKILGLKAQNPDVTVEVTGGMNRPPMEATDASMKLFEHAKACAAEAGFELEATETTGGGSDGNFTAALGVPTLDGLGADGEGAHTLDEKIYFSSLEPRAKMWVRLLETLE, encoded by the coding sequence ATGAGCTCGGACTCTGCCCAGCAATCGAACATTCCGAAGATCGAACCCGAAGAAATCCTCGAAGGCATTCTTGACTGGGTCGAGGCGGAAAGCCCGACCACCGACAAGGACGCGGTCAACAAGGTCGCAGACAAGGTCCAGGGGCTCTATGACGGCCTGGGCCTCGCCATCGAGCGGACACCCGGGCGCGACGGTTACGGCGATATCATCCGGGCCCGGACCGAGAATGCGAGCGGCGAAAAAGGCATCCTCGTGCTCTGCCACATCGACACGGTGCACCCGATCGGCGTGAAGGACGGCGCGTTGAAAATCCGCCGCGAGGGCGACGAGATCTACGGCCCAGGTATCTATGACATGAAGGCGGGCGCCTACCTGCCCTACTACGCTTACCGGCATCTGCAACGCCTCGGCCGCAAGACCAGCCTGCCGGTGACCTTCCTCTATGTTTCCGAGGAAGAGGTCGGCAGCCCGATCTCCCAAGCATTCATCGAGGAAGAAGCACGCAAGGCAAAATACGTGCTGGTCACCGAGCCGGCCCGCGATGGCGGCAAGGTCGTGGTGGCACGCAAGGGCGTCGGCCGTTTCACCATGACCATCACCGGCCGCCCCGCCCATGCGGGTGCCAGATACGAAGACGGCCGCAGTGCGATCAGCGAGTTGGCCAACCAGATCAAGGCTATCGATGCGTTAGTCGATCTCGAGCGCGGGGTGACAACCAATGTCGGCATCATCAGTGGCGGCACCGCCGTCAATGTTGTTGCGCGGGACGTTGTCGCGGAAATCGACCTTCGCGTGCTGACCAAGGCGGACGGCGAGGAAATGACAGCCAAAATCCTCGGCCTGAAGGCCCAGAATCCGGACGTCACTGTCGAGGTTACCGGCGGCATGAACCGCCCGCCGATGGAAGCCACCGATGCCAGCATGAAACTGTTCGAGCATGCCAAGGCCTGCGCGGCCGAAGCCGGGTTCGAGCTTGAAGCCACCGAGACAACCGGTGGCGGCAGCGACGGCAATTTCACCGCAGCCCTTGGCGTCCCCACTCTCGACGGCCTCGGTGCCGACGGTGAAGGCGCCCATACGCTGGACGAGAAGATCTATTTCTCCTCCCTCGAACCCCGCGCGAAGATGTGGGTCCGCCTGCTGGAAACGCTGGAATAG